Sequence from the Elusimicrobiaceae bacterium genome:
GCGACGCGCCGCGCAGATAAAACGACTGCTCGCCCCGGCTGGTGCGGGTTTCCGAGAATCCGGTAACCTTGAGCAGCGCGTCCGACACGCTTTTGACATTATCTTCCAGCAGTTCCTTTGAACCTATTTCGGCGGACGAGTAAACCGCCGACTGCTTCGCCGCGCCCGACTGGCTGGCAATCTCGCCCAGTTCGAACACGCTTTTTGACGGCGGCGCGACCGGTTTCTGCATCAGCGGGACGGAAAGCCCGTTTCCGCTTTCCGCCGGAACCTGCGCCGCATATTCCTGCGAACTCACGCACTGCGACAGCAATAACAACGCCGCCGCGGCGGGTATATATAAACGCATATATCCTCCGTGGCTGCCTTTTACGCTGTGATCTTACGGGAAACGCATCAGTGAATTTCAATTCGCGCGCTATACAGACCGGGGCAGGCCAAATGGTATTTTCCTGTTCCAGTATAGCATTTCGCAGGCGGCGCGGGTTTTAATCGCCGCCAAAATGCGCTAGAATTCTGTATGCCGTTCGCCGACGCGCACCTGCATCTTCTTCCGCCCGGCATAACCGGGTTCAGCCAGACGCTTGACCGCGCCGGCATAACCCGCGCTTTTGCAAATTCCGCGGGAAAAGCGGAGTGGCAGAACACGCTCTACGCGGCGCGCTGCGGCCCGGTAACGCCTTTTATCGGGATACATCCGTGGTTCTGCGCGCGGCACACGCCGGCGGATTTGGCGGAGCTTGATGCCCTGCTTGCCCGCAACCCAGCCGCGCGGGTTGGCGAAACCGGACTGGACGGCGCCATCCAGACCGCCATGCCACTCCAGGAGGAATTTTTCGCCGCGCAGGCCGAACTGGCACGCCGGCACCACCGTGCGCTGAGTGTGCATTGCGTCAAGGCGTGGGCCGGCATGATGAAGATTTTGCGGCGGACCGGGCCGTTCCCGGCCGGGTTTATAATGCACGGGTTCAGCGGCCCGGCCGAACTGATCAGTGAACTGACGGAACTAGGCGGATATTTTTCGTTCGGGCCGCGCGTTCTGGACCCGCGCGGCAAGCGTCTGCCAAGCCTGATCAAAGCCGTGCCGGCGCACAGGCTGTTATGCGAAACGGATTTCCCGCACGGCAGGATTAACGGTACGGTTCCGCCGTTTCCGCCTATTGATCAGGTTACAATGGCGGTCGGAGCGCTGGCTGGCATAAGCGGCCCGGCGGAAACATTTTATGAAAACGCCGGCCGGGCCATAGGATTTTTATGAGCGATTTCAGCCAGCGCACCCTGTTATTGCTGGGCGAAACCGGCGTGCGGAAACTGGCAGCCGCGCATGTTCTGATCGCGGGGCTCGGCGCGGTGGGCAGTTTCGCCGCGGAAGCCTGCGCGCGGGCCGGAGTAGGACAGCTGACTCTGGCGGATTTCGATGTGGTGTCGGAATCAAACATCAACCGGCAGCTTTTCGCGCTGCATTCAACCGTCGGGCAAAAAAAAACCGGACTGGCTCTGGCACGGATAAAAGATATCAATCCCGCATGCAGGGTTATCGTGCGGGAAGAATTCATTGATCCGCAGAATATTTCCGGACTGCTGGCGTCCGGCCCGGACGTTGTGCTTGACGCGATTGACACCTTCAATTCAAAGCTGGCGCTTATCTCGCACTGCGCCGCCAATGGCATTACCCAGTTTTCCTCAATGGGCGCGGCGCGCAAGTCGGACGTTACGCGCATAAAGGTATCAGCCATTCAAAACGCCACGCACTGCCCGCTCGCGCGGAAACTGCGCATAACCCTGAAAAAAAACGGCGTAACCGCGCCTGTCCAGTGCGTATGGTCGGATGAGGAGCCGGCAAACTGCGCCGCCGCGCCTGAAGAAACGCGCGACGGAACGCCGCGCCGTACTTTCGGCAGTCTGTGCGCGGTAACCGGGATATTCGGGCTGACGCTCGCCGGGCTCGCAATTAAACATATCGTCGCCAAGGAATGAAATGATGACCAGAATCCTGCTGATTGCGTTTTTTTGCCTTGCAAGCTCGCCGCTTATGGCGCAAAGCGCCGCCACGGCCGCGGCAACGGCAATAAACACCGAAACAAAGCCGGCGTCGCCAGCCAAGCAAACCAAACAGGTTCGCGCTAAAAAAACCAAACCCGCAAAGGCGGGCAAAAAAACCGCCGGAAAAACAGTCGCCGGAAAAATGCGCGGCAAGAAATACTGCGTTACCAGCCTGGCGATTGATTATAACGGCACGGCCGTATCAACAACAGCCGTGAAACCACGATGAACCGGCTGAACTGCGCGGTTGCGGCGGGTCTTGTACTGTTATCGGGCGCGTGTACCGGAATCGCGCGGAACGATCGGGAATTCGCGGCGGCATTTTTCGCAGGGAAGGAATCGCCCCGGCTGCCCGATAATGCGCTCGTGCTGCTGACCGATTTTGAAAGCGGCATAGTATTCGCCAGCCCGAGCCTGCTTGAGCTTTCCGGCTATACCGCGAAGGAACTTGAAGGCGAAAACTATTATCAGCTTCTGCTGGAAGAAAGCGCTGTCCGGCCGGACAAGGCCGCCGTGGCCGATTCCCTTCAAACTGGCCAGTCCGTTACCGTGGAATCGGAAATGCTTACCAAAGAAGGAACTATTATCTACGCAACCGCAACCATTGCCGTAACGCGCGGCGCCGACGGCAAACCGGCAGGCGTAAGCCGCACTCTGCGGCGCACCCTGTTTTAAATTCCTGAAACATGAGTATTATACTAACTCTCCAGCGCGTGAAAACATTTAAAGTGCACCCCATGAGTTGGACATATGCTTAGATAGCGGCTGGCAAGTTTAGTTGTGTCCAGAGGGTCGGCATCACTGTTTGCGGCGATAATTTCAACCCTGCTTTTGCTTCGAACTCTTCCGGCGGCAAATACCCAGGCGCCGAATGCAACCGCTTTCTACTAACACCATCCCGATAAAATGCTGTATCTGCGCGACGGCTATGCGGGCAGCAGCACGGCGTTTTAAATTCCTGAACCCCGCATATATACTGGTAAGACCTGCCTGCATTTATCAAACGTTGCCGACAAGCAGCTATGTTTTGCGAGATACCCCGCCCCCAGGCTTAGCCGGAGGGGGGGGGCGTTTTGCATAACCTGTTGCCTGTTGTTTGCCCCGCTTACGCAGGGTTACACACTTCATCCCACTGCTTAAGCTATGCCATGTCGGCAATCATTATGTCGTGCCAACCAGCACCGGGTTTTATGCAGAATGTGTGCGAAATGTGCAAACCAGTTAAACATAAATACACATATCTAGCCTGTTTGTGACAAAATTTACTTTGTATGTTAATTTTTAGCTAACAATCAGAACTTTCCAGCATGATCATCATGATCATACATTAGTTTTTTATCGCTCATATGGCTATAGAACAGGATTTTAAGGCAATTAAAAATAAATCATAGATATTAAAGGTTATTTTCTAAAATTTATCAAGTTATTATAAACTCTCATGTTGGGTAAAAATCTAATGCAAGATTAGTTGACAAAATAATATATAATGTGTAAAATATAATAGTCTTTTGGGTAGAGGGAGGCTCTGGGGGAAAATCCTTCCGGCATATGCCGGAAGGATTTTTCACATACCGGCCGCGCAAAAATTTCGCGCAATCACTCCGCTTATATGCGGTGTTTTGAAATTGTAAACGAAAAATCCGGCAAACGGCATGTGCAGCAACGGGGCCGCAACCTGTACG
This genomic interval carries:
- a CDS encoding PAS domain-containing protein, whose amino-acid sequence is MNRLNCAVAAGLVLLSGACTGIARNDREFAAAFFAGKESPRLPDNALVLLTDFESGIVFASPSLLELSGYTAKELEGENYYQLLLEESAVRPDKAAVADSLQTGQSVTVESEMLTKEGTIIYATATIAVTRGADGKPAGVSRTLRRTLF
- a CDS encoding TatD family hydrolase, yielding MPFADAHLHLLPPGITGFSQTLDRAGITRAFANSAGKAEWQNTLYAARCGPVTPFIGIHPWFCARHTPADLAELDALLARNPAARVGETGLDGAIQTAMPLQEEFFAAQAELARRHHRALSVHCVKAWAGMMKILRRTGPFPAGFIMHGFSGPAELISELTELGGYFSFGPRVLDPRGKRLPSLIKAVPAHRLLCETDFPHGRINGTVPPFPPIDQVTMAVGALAGISGPAETFYENAGRAIGFL
- a CDS encoding tRNA threonylcarbamoyladenosine dehydratase, which translates into the protein MSDFSQRTLLLLGETGVRKLAAAHVLIAGLGAVGSFAAEACARAGVGQLTLADFDVVSESNINRQLFALHSTVGQKKTGLALARIKDINPACRVIVREEFIDPQNISGLLASGPDVVLDAIDTFNSKLALISHCAANGITQFSSMGAARKSDVTRIKVSAIQNATHCPLARKLRITLKKNGVTAPVQCVWSDEEPANCAAAPEETRDGTPRRTFGSLCAVTGIFGLTLAGLAIKHIVAKE